A stretch of Edaphobacter lichenicola DNA encodes these proteins:
- the cysK gene encoding cysteine synthase A — MKVVESILELVGQTPMVRLRRLEQGSGSDGCGEIWAKLEYLNPGGSIKDRAALGIVLDAERRGVLQPGGTIVEATAGNTGVGLALIGVNRGYKVMLYVPEQFAEEKCKLMRGLGATVERTPEAEGMAGAIRRALQFEKETPGAFAALQFENPANPDFHEETTAVEIWEQMEGRVDAWVSGVGSAGTFTGVARFFKKKRAAILTVAVEPQGSVLEGGEPGPHKVEGIGVSFIPATFDRSVCDRVMMVMDEPALKMVRRLAAEEGVFAGSSAGAMLCAAVDVARELGAGKRVVTVIPDSAERYLSKALLD; from the coding sequence ATGAAGGTTGTTGAGAGCATCTTGGAGTTAGTGGGGCAGACGCCTATGGTTCGTCTGCGCCGGCTTGAACAGGGAAGTGGCAGTGACGGCTGCGGAGAGATCTGGGCGAAGCTCGAGTACTTGAATCCTGGTGGAAGCATCAAGGATAGAGCGGCGCTTGGGATTGTGCTGGACGCTGAGCGGCGGGGCGTGTTGCAGCCTGGTGGCACGATTGTGGAGGCGACGGCTGGGAATACCGGCGTTGGGCTTGCGCTGATCGGAGTCAATCGCGGATACAAGGTGATGCTGTACGTGCCGGAGCAGTTTGCCGAGGAGAAGTGCAAGCTGATGCGCGGGCTTGGTGCGACGGTGGAGCGAACGCCTGAGGCCGAGGGGATGGCGGGGGCGATTCGACGGGCGTTGCAGTTCGAGAAAGAGACGCCGGGGGCGTTTGCTGCGCTGCAGTTTGAGAATCCGGCGAACCCTGACTTTCATGAGGAGACGACGGCGGTGGAGATTTGGGAGCAGATGGAAGGGCGGGTGGATGCGTGGGTCTCGGGGGTGGGATCGGCGGGGACGTTTACTGGAGTGGCTCGATTCTTCAAGAAGAAGCGTGCGGCGATTTTGACGGTAGCGGTGGAGCCGCAGGGGAGTGTGCTGGAGGGCGGCGAGCCGGGACCGCATAAGGTGGAGGGGATTGGGGTTTCGTTTATTCCTGCGACGTTTGACCGCTCTGTGTGCGATCGCGTGATGATGGTGATGGACGAGCCGGCGTTGAAGATGGTGAGACGACTGGCTGCGGAAGAGGGTGTGTTTGCAGGGTCGAGCGCAGGGGCGATGCTGTGCGCGGCGGTGGATGTGGCGCGGGAGCTTGGAGCGGGGAAGAGAGTGGTTACGGTGATTCCTGATTCGGCGGAGCGCTATTTGTCGAAGGCGCTGCTGGACTAA
- a CDS encoding trans-sulfuration enzyme family protein — protein sequence MTEAKKRAGFATRAIHDGQAPDELTGAVNVPIYLTSTYQQEEIGKNKGHEYARLTNPTRDALEESLCSLEGGTSAHVFGSGMAAITALCTMMKSGDHVVCSDNVYGGTGRLFDKVLTNYGLTFTYVDTSVAENVAAAITPATKLVHIETPTNPMMSLTDIGAVARICHAKGVELSVDNTFLSPYLQQPIALGADIVMHSTTKFLNGHSDGLGGVLICTKPEHADTFRFVQKCTGGILSPFESYLLLRGVKTLAVRMKQHDANGRVVAEFLKGHAKVQQVFYPGLVEHPQHELAKRQQHGFGSMISMELGSLEKANRFAKGLRLGLLAESLGGVETLICHPATMTHAAVGAEGRARLGITDGLMRVSVGIEDVEDIVADLGQALDKI from the coding sequence ATGACAGAAGCGAAGAAGAGAGCTGGGTTTGCAACGCGAGCGATTCACGATGGGCAGGCTCCGGACGAGTTGACGGGCGCGGTGAATGTGCCGATTTATCTGACCTCGACGTATCAGCAGGAGGAGATCGGGAAGAACAAGGGGCATGAGTACGCGCGGCTGACGAATCCGACACGGGATGCATTGGAGGAGAGCCTGTGCTCGCTCGAAGGCGGGACGAGTGCTCATGTGTTCGGCAGCGGGATGGCGGCGATTACGGCGCTGTGCACGATGATGAAGTCGGGCGACCACGTGGTCTGCTCGGATAATGTGTACGGTGGGACGGGGCGGCTGTTCGACAAGGTACTGACGAACTATGGGCTGACGTTTACCTATGTCGACACGAGCGTGGCTGAGAATGTTGCGGCTGCGATTACTCCGGCAACGAAACTGGTGCATATCGAGACGCCGACGAATCCGATGATGTCTCTGACGGATATTGGCGCGGTAGCGAGGATCTGCCATGCGAAGGGTGTGGAGTTGAGCGTGGACAACACGTTTCTGTCGCCCTATCTGCAGCAGCCGATCGCATTGGGCGCCGATATCGTGATGCACTCGACGACGAAGTTTTTGAATGGCCACTCGGATGGACTGGGTGGCGTGTTGATCTGCACCAAGCCGGAGCATGCGGATACGTTTCGGTTTGTGCAGAAGTGTACGGGTGGAATCCTGTCGCCGTTTGAGAGCTATCTGCTGCTGCGCGGAGTGAAGACGCTGGCTGTGCGGATGAAGCAGCATGATGCAAATGGCCGCGTGGTTGCTGAGTTTTTGAAGGGTCATGCAAAGGTGCAGCAGGTGTTTTATCCCGGGCTGGTGGAACATCCGCAGCATGAACTGGCGAAGCGGCAACAGCATGGTTTCGGGTCGATGATCTCGATGGAACTGGGGTCGCTGGAGAAGGCCAACAGGTTTGCCAAGGGGCTGAGGCTTGGTCTGCTGGCAGAGTCCCTCGGAGGAGTTGAGACGCTGATCTGTCATCCGGCGACTATGACGCATGCTGCGGTGGGGGCCGAGGGGCGTGCGCGCCTGGGGATCACGGATGGATTGATGCGTGTGTCGGTGGGGATCGAGGATGTGGAGGATATTGTCGCGGATTTGGGACAGGCGCTGGATAAGATCTGA
- a CDS encoding acyl-CoA dehydrogenase, with protein sequence MFGLTDEQKQLQSAVRAFAEGEIAPHVSEWDEKSEFPHEVVKKLGEMGLLGVIFPESLGGAGMGYVEYVLAIEELSRVDGSVGIIVAAHNSLCTNHIMLGGNDEQRKRWIPKLASGQWLGAWGLTEPGSGSDAGGARTTAVKQGDKWVLNGSKTFITNGTYANCAVVLAVTDKEKGTRGGISAFVVERGTKGFRSGRKENKLGLRASDTAELIFEDCEVPAENLVGKEGDGFKDAMRVLDGGRISIAALSLGMARGALDAAMKYAQERRQFGKAISEFQAIQFKLADMATQLDAAWLLTMRAAQMKDAGKKVTLESAMAKLYASEAACRICDEGVQIHGGYGFIKDYPAEKFYRDVRLCPIGEGTSEIQRMVIARELLGKSPSRG encoded by the coding sequence ATGTTTGGGTTGACGGATGAGCAGAAGCAGTTACAGAGTGCGGTACGAGCCTTTGCTGAGGGCGAGATTGCACCCCACGTTTCGGAGTGGGATGAAAAGAGCGAGTTTCCGCATGAGGTGGTGAAGAAGCTTGGAGAGATGGGTTTGCTGGGCGTGATCTTTCCCGAGTCGCTGGGCGGTGCGGGGATGGGCTACGTGGAGTACGTGCTGGCGATTGAGGAGCTCTCGCGGGTGGACGGGAGTGTCGGAATTATCGTCGCGGCGCACAATTCGCTCTGTACGAATCACATCATGCTGGGTGGTAACGATGAGCAGAGGAAGCGGTGGATTCCGAAGCTGGCGAGCGGGCAGTGGCTTGGTGCATGGGGTTTGACGGAGCCAGGATCGGGTTCGGATGCGGGTGGTGCGCGCACTACGGCGGTGAAGCAGGGAGACAAGTGGGTGCTGAACGGGAGTAAGACGTTCATCACCAACGGGACTTATGCGAACTGCGCTGTGGTGCTCGCGGTGACGGATAAGGAGAAGGGAACACGTGGCGGGATCTCGGCGTTTGTGGTGGAGCGCGGGACTAAGGGGTTCAGGTCGGGGCGCAAGGAGAACAAGCTGGGCTTGCGAGCGAGCGATACGGCAGAGCTGATCTTCGAGGACTGCGAGGTTCCGGCGGAGAACCTGGTTGGCAAAGAGGGAGACGGGTTCAAAGATGCGATGCGCGTGCTGGATGGAGGGAGAATTTCAATTGCTGCGCTGAGTCTTGGGATGGCACGGGGTGCGCTCGATGCGGCGATGAAGTATGCGCAGGAGAGACGACAGTTCGGGAAGGCGATCAGCGAGTTTCAGGCGATTCAGTTCAAGCTGGCAGATATGGCGACGCAGCTGGACGCGGCGTGGTTGTTGACGATGCGTGCGGCGCAGATGAAGGACGCAGGCAAGAAGGTGACGCTGGAGTCGGCGATGGCAAAGCTGTATGCGAGCGAGGCGGCGTGCAGGATCTGCGACGAGGGGGTGCAGATTCATGGAGGATATGGGTTCATCAAGGATTATCCGGCGGAGAAGTTCTACCGCGATGTGAGGCTGTGTCCCATCGGCGAGGGGACGAGCGAGATTCAACGGATGGTGATTGCGCGCGAGCTGCTTGGGAAGAGTCCCAGCCGCGGCTAG
- a CDS encoding DUF5009 domain-containing protein: protein MNSTIELPLTSVTSSTRASRVASIDIFRGLTMTLMIFVNELAAVKGLPWWNYHAPAKVDAMTYVDMVFPAFLFILGMTIPIALEHRIRKNPSLPALSLHVILRTIALIVLGLILANAEVGSRSLMGIDPMLWTILALIGAVLYWNVYSRSERHKTLFRILRFSGLVLMVAMFAIFRRAMPDGHAAWISTSYPEILGLLGYTYFAVSILYIATRRWRWAPLAWFIAMTALCVASTAKWIPFPGHIPLYVWPFGNGAMASIALAGVVTSGIFVDSRSLRPTTLRQKSIAAISFGGITLLGGWLLTPLGISKIRATPTWCLYSIGCSVLLFTLLYWVCDVRRAVRWAAFTRPAGENTLLTYLLPDFYFFIASACGFTYFAEHANSGFAGVLRCMIFTALILALAALLTKWKLRLQI from the coding sequence ATGAATTCGACGATAGAACTGCCCCTGACGAGCGTGACCAGTTCAACCCGTGCCAGCCGCGTCGCATCCATCGACATCTTTCGCGGACTCACGATGACCCTCATGATCTTTGTTAACGAATTGGCCGCAGTCAAAGGCCTTCCCTGGTGGAACTATCACGCCCCCGCAAAGGTCGACGCCATGACCTACGTCGATATGGTGTTCCCAGCTTTCTTATTCATCCTGGGGATGACAATTCCTATCGCCCTCGAACATCGCATTCGTAAAAACCCATCGCTGCCTGCTCTCTCGCTCCATGTGATCCTGCGCACCATTGCCTTGATCGTCCTCGGCCTCATTCTCGCAAACGCAGAGGTTGGGAGCCGTTCGCTGATGGGGATCGATCCAATGCTATGGACCATCCTCGCCCTCATCGGTGCCGTACTTTATTGGAACGTATACAGCCGCTCCGAACGCCACAAAACTCTATTTCGCATCCTGCGCTTTTCCGGCCTGGTATTGATGGTCGCAATGTTTGCCATCTTCCGCAGAGCGATGCCCGACGGACACGCCGCATGGATCAGTACCTCTTATCCAGAGATCTTGGGATTGCTCGGATACACCTACTTCGCCGTCTCAATCCTATACATCGCAACTCGCCGATGGCGCTGGGCACCCCTCGCATGGTTTATCGCTATGACGGCCCTCTGCGTCGCATCAACGGCAAAGTGGATCCCATTCCCGGGCCATATTCCCCTCTACGTCTGGCCGTTCGGTAACGGAGCCATGGCTTCAATCGCATTGGCAGGTGTCGTCACCTCGGGCATCTTTGTAGATAGCCGCAGCCTCCGGCCGACCACCCTTCGACAAAAATCGATCGCCGCCATCTCATTCGGCGGCATCACGCTCCTAGGCGGATGGCTCCTTACTCCACTAGGCATCTCGAAGATCCGCGCCACTCCAACCTGGTGTCTCTACAGCATCGGCTGCAGCGTCCTACTATTCACGCTGCTCTACTGGGTCTGCGATGTCCGGCGAGCAGTGCGCTGGGCTGCATTCACGCGCCCAGCCGGCGAGAACACACTCCTCACCTATCTGCTCCCTGACTTTTACTTCTTCATCGCGTCCGCGTGTGGCTTTACATACTTTGCCGAGCACGCTAACTCCGGCTTCGCGGGCGTACTGAGATGCATGATCTTTACCGCATTGATCCTGGCGCTCGCTGCCCTTCTAACGAAATGGAAGCTAAGACTTCAGATCTAA
- a CDS encoding glycoside hydrolase family 18 protein has protein sequence MKVRNSFSKLRVCHSLSQGLIILTLSMCAPVPSHAAASPAPKQEIIAYIFPKDRIIAPGEVSAEKLTRINYAFADLQNGKIVEGFAHDAENFAALNALKHANPSLTVLVSIGGWAWSGNFSDMALTKQRRKIFIESTVQFIEKYDLDGLDIDWEYPGMSGDNHRFRPEDKQNYTLLLKELRARFNHEEKKLHRHLVTSIATGASTEFLEHTEMAKVQKYVDTVNLMSYDYYVPSWDKTTGHHAPLFTNPADPKKISADRTIHEYESAGVPAKKLVLGVPFYGKSWTQVPNQNHGLFQPGKEAPNTYLPYSSLISLQSSGYIRYWDAQASAPYLYNPDTQTFISYEDPESLKKKCEYGLDHKLAGVMFWEYSGDSANALLDSIDTGLQYHPATATESK, from the coding sequence ATGAAGGTTCGCAACAGTTTTTCCAAACTCAGAGTATGTCATAGTCTCTCGCAGGGATTAATTATTCTGACGCTATCTATGTGCGCTCCTGTCCCTTCACACGCTGCAGCATCTCCTGCACCAAAGCAGGAGATCATCGCGTACATCTTTCCAAAAGACAGAATCATCGCGCCCGGAGAAGTCTCAGCAGAAAAATTGACGCGCATCAACTACGCCTTTGCCGATCTACAGAATGGCAAAATCGTCGAGGGCTTCGCGCACGACGCTGAAAACTTCGCTGCCCTCAATGCACTCAAGCACGCCAACCCGTCTCTAACCGTATTGGTTTCGATTGGTGGATGGGCATGGTCGGGCAACTTCTCCGATATGGCTCTTACGAAACAACGCAGAAAGATCTTCATCGAAAGCACCGTTCAATTCATAGAAAAATACGATCTCGATGGCCTGGACATCGATTGGGAGTATCCCGGGATGTCCGGCGACAATCATCGGTTTCGCCCCGAGGACAAGCAAAACTACACCCTTCTACTCAAAGAGTTGAGGGCACGATTCAACCACGAAGAGAAGAAGCTTCATCGTCACCTTGTGACATCTATCGCAACAGGCGCGTCAACAGAGTTCCTCGAACACACCGAAATGGCCAAAGTGCAAAAGTACGTGGACACCGTCAACCTGATGTCCTACGACTACTACGTTCCGAGTTGGGATAAAACCACCGGACACCACGCGCCGCTCTTCACCAATCCGGCCGATCCAAAGAAAATCTCCGCCGACCGTACGATTCACGAGTATGAGAGTGCCGGCGTGCCGGCGAAAAAACTAGTGCTTGGCGTGCCCTTCTATGGAAAGAGCTGGACTCAGGTTCCCAATCAAAACCACGGACTCTTTCAGCCGGGCAAGGAAGCGCCCAACACCTATCTCCCGTACAGCTCTCTAATCAGCTTGCAGAGCAGCGGTTACATCCGGTACTGGGATGCTCAAGCTTCTGCTCCCTATCTCTACAATCCGGACACACAGACCTTCATATCGTATGAAGACCCTGAATCGCTAAAAAAGAAATGTGAGTACGGGCTTGATCACAAACTAGCCGGCGTCATGTTCTGGGAGTACTCCGGCGATTCTGCCAACGCTCTCTTAGATTCGATCGATACCGGTCTTCAGTATCATCCCGCCACGGCAACGGAGTCCAAATGA
- a CDS encoding TonB-dependent receptor, with the protein MHKGLKFSFRCLSALALVIVTCLPAFTQTITGSITGTVTDPTGAVVAGAKVTATNVLTGVATPTVTNPSGIYSLHFLQIGQYKISVESTSFSPQSTTVFSLEVDQEARVNVALKVGGTNSNVVVTDTAPILNTENATTGDTITAAAATELPLQGRNFSSLTLLVAGAISPNPQALDNVGRGQYNGGFFVNGNREQGNNYTLDGADINEAIDNYIGYSPNVDALGEVRIITGNSTAEYGNANGGQVVMVTKSGTNQFHGNAFFFGENQNLNASPWNAGSRPPINRAIFGGTLGGPVIKDKLFFFVDFQGARQHSDTVEQRTVVTAADRARTDITNPAAIYLFAHPEIYPLPNKTPAASSSVNYVGSSGQATVNDQGDAKIDWRATNSDTLSGRFSIGREHDGFSKVALPTDIPTNNNDPYTGFIVNWTHVFSPSIVNEARAGYGRTRYIQTPTDVSGNWGVTGNSKLGIPGTQLVPGFSTLVIGNGPNSGTVDDIGAPSTQDGNGAYGGIDSDSIVNAYTYGDNLTWQHGKQTIKFGVQVLRYQENRYYSGNDGTLGFFNFNSSVDDFLHDSVTNEGQGALTGRWGQRQYRDAAFVQDDYKLSSNLTVNLGLRWEYDQPYTEVNNKQANINLTTGAITNAGVNGAPRALYNAYWAGFMPRLGFAWSPEALHEKFVLRGGYGITNFLEGTGANLRLTLNPPFFVDASCTVGLPCANGGQLAITQGFYRPANPSVYAGNVRAWQKNLKPALIQQFNLTSEYQLDSFTSLTVAYLGQNGNHLVDPREGNQRACLTCALPITTLSLLNPALSQITNISFTESEAVMNYNSLQVTGRRRLSHGLEFLANWTYSKGLSNNLGYYGASGGAGDSQSAYWQDAYSGRADYGPEFFDARHNISVSGYYELPFGRGRQFASNINRLADEAIGGWKFSTVMSFHTGFPITVSSNALYSTSVNARAARANHLRSMKVVGRTSHNWFGTDPSAQPCANDTDNGVCAYSAQSAFSFGSAAVGSERAPSYQQVDLSLSKDFAITEGSHLEFRSDFLNAFNMVSLSPPSNNATPGNSFGQITTAVNEPRNIQLALKFVF; encoded by the coding sequence ATGCACAAAGGACTCAAGTTCAGCTTCCGTTGTCTTTCAGCGTTAGCGCTGGTCATCGTGACCTGTCTACCAGCTTTCACGCAGACCATTACCGGTTCCATTACTGGCACCGTGACCGATCCAACCGGAGCCGTCGTGGCGGGTGCTAAGGTAACCGCTACCAACGTCCTGACGGGCGTAGCCACTCCGACCGTGACCAATCCAAGCGGCATCTACTCGCTCCATTTTTTGCAGATCGGACAATACAAGATCAGCGTAGAGTCCACCAGCTTCTCTCCTCAAAGCACGACTGTCTTTTCGCTTGAGGTCGATCAGGAAGCTAGGGTAAACGTAGCCTTGAAGGTCGGCGGAACCAACAGCAACGTCGTCGTCACGGACACCGCCCCCATCCTGAACACCGAGAACGCAACTACCGGCGACACCATCACAGCAGCTGCAGCGACAGAGCTGCCTCTGCAGGGCCGCAACTTTTCTTCGCTCACACTGCTGGTAGCAGGAGCTATCTCACCCAATCCGCAGGCTCTCGATAACGTCGGACGAGGACAATACAACGGTGGATTCTTCGTCAATGGCAATCGTGAGCAGGGCAACAACTACACGCTAGACGGCGCCGATATCAACGAAGCAATCGACAACTACATCGGCTACAGCCCCAACGTCGACGCGCTCGGCGAGGTTCGTATCATCACAGGCAACTCGACCGCTGAGTACGGCAACGCAAACGGTGGCCAGGTGGTCATGGTCACCAAGAGCGGAACGAATCAGTTTCACGGCAACGCCTTCTTCTTCGGTGAGAACCAGAACCTGAATGCATCCCCATGGAACGCAGGATCACGGCCTCCGATCAATCGTGCAATCTTTGGTGGAACCCTCGGCGGTCCAGTCATCAAAGATAAGCTTTTCTTCTTCGTCGACTTTCAGGGCGCACGCCAGCATAGCGACACGGTCGAGCAGCGTACGGTCGTCACCGCCGCGGACCGCGCTCGCACCGACATCACCAATCCGGCAGCGATTTACCTCTTCGCACATCCCGAGATCTACCCGCTGCCGAACAAGACTCCAGCAGCAAGTTCGTCTGTGAACTATGTTGGCTCTTCCGGTCAAGCCACGGTAAACGATCAAGGGGACGCAAAGATCGACTGGCGCGCAACGAATAGCGACACTCTCTCCGGCCGCTTCTCAATCGGACGGGAACACGATGGCTTCTCCAAAGTCGCTCTGCCCACGGATATCCCCACCAATAACAACGATCCCTACACTGGCTTCATCGTGAACTGGACCCATGTCTTCTCTCCTAGCATCGTCAACGAAGCTCGTGCGGGTTACGGCCGGACACGTTATATCCAAACACCTACCGATGTCTCTGGAAATTGGGGAGTCACCGGCAACTCGAAGCTCGGCATACCAGGAACCCAGCTCGTCCCTGGTTTCAGCACTCTTGTAATCGGGAACGGGCCAAACTCCGGCACTGTCGATGACATCGGTGCACCATCAACCCAGGACGGGAATGGCGCCTATGGCGGTATCGACAGCGACAGCATCGTGAATGCCTACACGTACGGCGACAACCTTACCTGGCAGCATGGTAAGCAAACGATAAAGTTCGGTGTGCAGGTTCTGCGCTACCAGGAGAATCGCTACTACTCCGGCAACGACGGCACGCTCGGATTCTTCAACTTCAACAGTTCCGTCGACGACTTTCTGCATGACAGCGTTACAAACGAGGGCCAGGGCGCTCTAACCGGCCGCTGGGGTCAGCGCCAATATCGCGACGCTGCCTTCGTGCAGGACGACTACAAGCTCAGCTCCAACCTCACTGTCAACCTCGGTCTCCGCTGGGAGTATGACCAGCCCTATACCGAAGTCAACAACAAGCAGGCAAACATCAACCTAACAACTGGTGCGATCACGAATGCTGGCGTCAATGGCGCACCCCGCGCCCTCTACAACGCATACTGGGCAGGGTTCATGCCCAGGCTCGGCTTCGCCTGGTCGCCAGAGGCGCTCCACGAAAAATTCGTTCTTCGAGGTGGATACGGCATCACGAACTTCCTAGAAGGAACAGGAGCAAATCTTCGCTTGACTCTCAATCCACCCTTCTTCGTCGACGCGTCGTGCACGGTCGGTCTTCCTTGCGCCAATGGCGGTCAATTGGCAATCACCCAAGGCTTCTATAGGCCAGCTAATCCCTCTGTCTACGCCGGCAACGTTCGCGCATGGCAGAAGAATCTAAAACCAGCTCTCATCCAGCAGTTCAACCTCACCTCGGAGTATCAGCTCGACAGCTTTACTTCGCTCACAGTTGCCTACCTCGGACAGAACGGAAACCATCTGGTGGATCCGCGCGAAGGCAACCAGCGCGCCTGCCTTACTTGCGCTCTACCCATTACGACTCTGTCCCTTCTGAATCCGGCACTCAGCCAGATCACAAACATCAGCTTCACAGAGTCTGAAGCTGTGATGAACTACAACTCACTTCAAGTAACCGGACGTCGTCGCCTCAGCCACGGCCTCGAGTTCCTCGCCAACTGGACCTACAGCAAGGGCCTGAGCAACAACCTTGGCTACTACGGTGCTAGTGGCGGCGCGGGCGACTCACAGAGTGCCTACTGGCAGGATGCATACAGCGGACGCGCCGACTATGGTCCGGAGTTCTTCGATGCCCGCCACAACATCTCTGTCTCCGGGTACTACGAGCTGCCCTTCGGTCGCGGACGCCAGTTCGCCAGCAACATTAACCGCTTAGCCGACGAAGCTATCGGAGGCTGGAAGTTCAGCACGGTTATGAGCTTCCACACCGGCTTCCCGATCACGGTAAGCTCGAACGCCCTGTATTCCACCTCAGTCAACGCAAGAGCAGCTCGTGCCAATCACCTTCGCTCTATGAAGGTAGTTGGAAGAACCTCACATAACTGGTTCGGAACGGATCCTTCTGCGCAGCCCTGCGCCAACGACACCGACAATGGAGTCTGCGCGTACAGTGCACAGAGTGCATTCAGCTTCGGCAGCGCCGCCGTTGGATCGGAACGCGCCCCGAGTTACCAGCAGGTTGACCTGTCTCTCTCGAAGGACTTCGCAATCACTGAAGGAAGCCACCTCGAGTTCCGCAGCGACTTCCTGAACGCCTTCAACATGGTCAGTCTCTCTCCGCCGAGCAACAACGCCACCCCAGGCAATTCGTTCGGACAAATCACAACCGCAGTCAACGAACCCCGTAACATCCAACTCGCACTGAAGTTCGTCTTCTAA
- a CDS encoding GntR family transcriptional regulator, with protein sequence MEKTEAQFSSHPLPLDKDGFIPLYYQIQQALIEKIQAGELLVGDCLPSEYELARSYQVSRMTARQALHNLKSRGYALSQKGRGTYVTRPKLEKNIMHLRGFTEDMKRRGMMPSSRLLEQNILLATGALPEQLRVEEGSAILQLRRLRIADGTPMALEDSHIPLQHYPGLERTDFSSESLYKVLRDKYGVRAAWADEVLEASPATREESELLSIPKNAIMLSISRVIMTTAEIPIEVACSRYCGNRYRASIRVPTTTIE encoded by the coding sequence GTGGAAAAAACCGAGGCCCAATTCTCGTCGCACCCACTGCCGTTAGATAAAGACGGGTTCATCCCCTTGTACTACCAGATTCAACAGGCTTTGATCGAAAAGATTCAAGCAGGCGAGCTGCTGGTTGGCGATTGCCTCCCCTCGGAGTACGAGCTGGCGCGTTCGTACCAGGTAAGCCGAATGACGGCGCGGCAGGCTCTGCACAACCTGAAGAGCCGAGGCTACGCACTCAGTCAAAAAGGACGAGGCACCTACGTCACCCGGCCCAAGCTGGAGAAGAACATCATGCACCTCAGGGGGTTCACCGAGGACATGAAGCGGCGTGGGATGATGCCAAGTTCAAGACTCCTCGAGCAAAACATCCTGCTCGCAACAGGAGCTCTCCCGGAACAGCTTCGAGTGGAAGAGGGTTCGGCGATCCTGCAACTCCGCCGTCTGCGCATCGCGGATGGAACTCCAATGGCGCTTGAAGATTCACATATCCCCTTGCAGCACTACCCCGGACTCGAACGAACCGATTTCTCGTCCGAGTCGCTTTACAAGGTGCTTCGCGACAAGTACGGCGTTCGCGCTGCCTGGGCAGATGAAGTTCTTGAGGCCTCGCCGGCAACCAGGGAAGAGTCGGAGCTGCTGTCCATCCCGAAGAACGCGATTATGCTGTCGATCTCCCGAGTCATCATGACGACGGCAGAGATACCAATTGAAGTAGCGTGTTCTCGTTATTGCGGTAACCGTTACCGCGCCTCCATCCGTGTCCCGACAACCACGATCGAGTAA